A single region of the Bacteroidales bacterium genome encodes:
- the lptB gene encoding LPS export ABC transporter ATP-binding protein → MLLRTENIVKKYGKRTVVKNVSIDVKQGEIVGLLGPNGAGKTTSFYMIVGLIKPNNGRVFLDNQEITKEPMYKRAQLGIGYLAQEASVFRSMSVEDNISSVLEFTELNKTERTEKLNSLLDEFGLQHIRKSKGIQLSGGERRRTEIARALATDPKFILLDEPFAGVDPIAVEDIQTIVSKLKEKNIGILITDHNVHETLKITDRAYLLFEGSVLKAGTAEELASDPHVRKVYLGESFELRK, encoded by the coding sequence ATGCTATTAAGAACTGAAAATATCGTAAAAAAATACGGAAAAAGAACCGTTGTAAAAAACGTAAGTATAGATGTAAAACAAGGAGAGATAGTCGGTTTACTTGGTCCTAACGGCGCAGGTAAAACCACCTCTTTTTATATGATTGTAGGCTTGATTAAGCCAAATAACGGACGTGTTTTTTTAGATAATCAAGAGATTACCAAAGAGCCTATGTATAAAAGAGCTCAGTTAGGCATTGGTTATTTAGCGCAAGAAGCATCGGTATTCCGTAGTATGTCTGTAGAAGATAATATTAGTTCTGTTCTTGAATTTACTGAGCTTAACAAAACAGAGCGTACGGAAAAGCTAAACTCTTTACTCGACGAATTTGGATTACAGCATATCCGAAAAAGTAAAGGAATTCAACTTTCCGGAGGAGAAAGACGACGTACAGAAATTGCCAGAGCCTTGGCTACCGATCCTAAGTTTATCCTTCTCGACGAACCTTTTGCGGGAGTTGATCCTATTGCTGTAGAAGATATCCAAACTATTGTTTCCAAGTTAAAAGAAAAAAATATTGGAATTCTAATTACCGACCATAACGTCCATGAAACCTTAAAAATTACCGATCGTGCCTATTTACTCTTCGAAGGCTCTGTTCTTAAAGCAGGAACGGCAGAAGAACTTGCATCTGATCCACATGTACGTAAAGTTTATTTAGGAGAAAGTTTTGAACTCCGAAAATAA
- a CDS encoding KpsF/GutQ family sugar-phosphate isomerase encodes MPASKKKLSLCYKTYILDKSIDIKQIAIRTILEESSAIKQLSSLIDHQFEQAVNCIAKSSGRLIITGIGKSANIANKIVSTLNSTGTAAVFMHAADAIHGDLGIIRKNDIVLCISKSGESPEIKVLIPLIKGFGNTLIAISGNTDSFLAKQADYVLNASVEKEACPNNLAPTSSTTAQLVLGDALAVSLLELKGFTTADFAKIHPGGALGKQLYLQAKDIISQNEKPEVDINASIQEVIIEMTSKRLGATAVLNTGKLVGIITDGDLRRMLKNNRQIDRLNAEQIMSKDPKQINPDTLLVDALNLMRSNNITQLPVSKAGKYLGILHLHDILKEGIL; translated from the coding sequence ATGCCTGCTTCTAAAAAGAAATTATCTTTGTGTTACAAAACTTATATTTTGGATAAAAGTATCGACATAAAACAAATTGCTATCCGTACTATCTTAGAGGAGTCCTCTGCTATTAAGCAGCTTTCTTCCTTAATCGACCATCAGTTTGAACAAGCGGTAAATTGTATTGCCAAATCGAGCGGTAGGCTAATTATTACCGGTATTGGGAAAAGCGCCAATATTGCTAATAAAATAGTTTCTACATTAAATTCTACCGGAACCGCAGCCGTTTTTATGCATGCTGCGGATGCCATCCATGGCGATTTAGGGATTATTCGCAAAAACGACATAGTGCTTTGTATATCTAAAAGCGGCGAATCGCCGGAAATAAAAGTGCTAATTCCTCTTATAAAAGGATTTGGAAATACGCTTATTGCTATTTCGGGAAATACAGATTCGTTTTTAGCCAAACAAGCCGATTATGTTTTAAATGCCAGTGTTGAAAAAGAAGCCTGCCCAAATAATCTTGCTCCAACTTCCAGCACAACAGCACAATTGGTTTTAGGCGATGCTCTTGCTGTTTCTTTATTAGAGTTAAAAGGATTTACTACTGCTGATTTTGCAAAAATACATCCGGGAGGAGCTCTTGGAAAACAACTATATCTTCAGGCAAAAGATATAATTTCACAAAACGAAAAACCCGAAGTAGATATAAATGCTTCTATTCAAGAAGTTATTATTGAAATGACATCAAAAAGATTGGGAGCCACAGCAGTATTGAATACAGGAAAATTAGTCGGTATAATTACCGATGGCGATTTACGAAGAATGTTAAAAAACAATAGGCAAATTGATAGGCTTAATGCCGAACAAATTATGAGTAAAGACCCTAAACAAATTAATCCTGACACCTTATTAGTAGATGCTTTAAATTTAATGAGAAGCAATAATATTACTCAACTACCTGTATCAAAGGCAGGCAAATATTTGGGGATTTTACATTTACATGATATTCTAAAAGAAGGAATTTTATAA